One Prinia subflava isolate CZ2003 ecotype Zambia chromosome 8, Cam_Psub_1.2, whole genome shotgun sequence DNA window includes the following coding sequences:
- the LOC134553060 gene encoding C-C motif chemokine 5-like, whose product MKTFTAALSVLFVVVFCYQATSSPISSNFYGPCCPGYITRPLPLSRMVKYQHTGSWCSPPAVIFTTIKGKLVCANPDDKWVHDVLNQLKDREHSG is encoded by the exons ATGAAGACCTTCACAGCAGCCCTTTCTGTACTTTTTGTGGTTGTCTTCTGCTACCAGGCCACCTCTTCTCCAA TTTCTTCCAACTTTTAtggtccctgctgtcctgggtACATCACCAGACCATTGCCCTTGAGCCGTATGGTAAAGTATCAGCACACAGGCAGCTGGTGCTCCCCACCAGCTGTGAT ATTTACCACCATCAAGGGAAAGCTGGTCTGTGCCAACCCTGATGACAAGTGGGTCCATGACGTATTGAATCAGTTAAAGGACAGAGAGCACAGTGGATGA
- the LOC134553055 gene encoding E3 ubiquitin-protein ligase TRIM39-like, with translation MALAGALERLQEEAICPICLEYMSEPVSIDCGHNFCRGCIAKHCQDKGLWADGPFSCPQCRASCHRSGFRPNRQLANIVESIRQLGLRSGLGPEPEPGTPLCAQHEERLKLFCEEDEEPICVVCRESLHHRPHTVYPIEEAAHVYKIKLQKSLENLSQEVEEVKKRESAERMKTQECKAAVKKKRERIVSEFGKLHRLLADEEKLLLQKLEEEEKQILLLINENLARLMEEKCLLEELILEIKEKSQQPADGLLKDMKSILSRCEGVKFQSPKAVSVTLKENYSIPERCLGMRDMLKKFKVDVILDPETAHPDLTVSEDRKSVRRGSKKLLLSLFDNPKRFGTTPVVLGSPGFFSGRHYWEVQVGDKPEWGLGLCREAAGRKGSVLFSPNNGYWVLRLQNGGTYEALTVPVSPLTLSVRPRRVGIFLDYEAGEISFYNVSDRSHIYTFTDKFSGNLRPLFFLGAFLGGRNAEPLVISWVRDPQGTGCIIL, from the exons ATGGCGCTGGCAGGTGCCCTGGAGCGGCTGCAGGAGGAGGCCATCTGCCCCATCTGCCTGGAGTACATGAGCGAGCCGGTCAGCATCGACTGCGGCCACAACTTCTGCCGGGGCTGCATCGCCAAGCACTGCCAGGACAAGGGGCTGTGGGCCGACGGGCCCTTCTCCTGCCCGCAGTGCCGGGCCTCCTGCCACCGCAGCGGCTTCCGACCCAACAGGCAGCTGGCCAACATCGTGGAGAGCATCCGTCAGCTAGGGCTGCGGAGCGGCCTGGGGCCCGAGCCGGAGCCGGGGACCCCCCTGTGCGCCCAGCACGAAGAGCGCCTGAAGCTGTTCTGCGAGGAGGACGAGGAGCCCATCTGCGTGGTGTGTCGGGAGTCCCTGCACCACCGCCCGCACACTGTGTACCCCATCGAGGAAGCGGCCCACGTCTACAAG atCAAACTACAGAAATCCTTGGAGAATCTTTCACAGGAGGTAGAGGAGGTGAAGAAGCGTGAGTCAGCAGAAAGGATGAAAACCCAGGAGTGCAAGGCAG CAGTAAAGAAAAAGCGTGAGAGGATTGTAAGTGAGTTTGGGAAGCTGCATCGGCTGCTGGCTGATGAGGAGAAGCTACTGCTCCAGaagctggaggaggaagagaaacagaTTCTGCTGCTGATCAATGAAAACTTGGCCAGGCTGATGGAGGAGAAGTGCTTGCTGGAGGAGCTGATCCTAGAGATAAAGGAGAagagccagcagccagctgaTGGGCTGCTCAAG GACATGAAAAGCATCCTGAGCAG GTGTGAAGGAGTAAAGTTCCAATCCCCCAAGGCTGTGTCTGTGACCCTGAAGGAAAACTACAGCATTCCTGAGCGCTGCCTGGGCATGAGGGACATGCTGAAGAAGTTCAAAG tGGATGTGATTCTGGACCCAGAGACGGCACACCCAGACCTCACTGTGTCCGAGGACCGCAAGAGCGTCCGGCGTGGGAGCAAGAAGCTGCTTCTGTCCCTCTTCGACAACCCCAAGAGGTTCGGCACGACCCCAGTGGTGCTGGGCAGCCCCGGCTTCTTCTCAGGCCGCCACTACTGGGAGGTGCAGGTGGGAGACAAGCCCGAGTGGGgcctggggctgtgccgggAGGCTGCCGGCCGGAAAGGCTCTGTCCTCTTCTCCCCCAATAATGGCTACTGGGTGCTGCGGCTGCAAAATGGCGGTACCTACGAGGCCCTGACCGTACCCGTCTCCCCCCTGACCCTGAGTGTGAGACCCCGGCGCGTTGGAATCTTCCTGGACTATGAGGCAGGAGAGATCTCCTTCTACAACGTAAGCGACCGCTCCCACATTTACACCTTCACTGACAAGTTCTCAGGCAATCTCCGGCCTCTCTTTTTCCTGGGTGCCTTTCTGGGGGGCAGAAATGCAGAACCCTTGGTGATCTCCTGGGTCAGGGACCCACAGGGGACTGGATGCATCATTCTGTGA